The DNA sequence CTGCATACAGCGGATTAATCGCATGAATACGTGCTTCTTCAGCGAAAGGCAAATTCAGTGATGGAAAGTCTGACGGGCGGTTAGGGATTTTTAGGTGCTTTGGTTCCTCGGTGAAGTTTCCGATAACAGCCTTACCACCATCAATCATGACACCGTAATATCGCGGCATTATTTCAACTCTTCGTCAAGTGGTTCATTCATTGTCAATATACCAAGCATGCACCATACCATTGTCATCTACTCGACACAAGATGCGGTTTGAATCATGGCGAACGATAGCAAAGTTACCAAGATAATGCCCTAGATTCTCGCGGTGATAGTCGACATTCGGAGTGATCTGCAGTCCGAAGTCAGCTGGCCGATCCGGTGTTGGGATCGGAGGCTGACCACCGTGTGACGTGACCATGATGTCGCGAATAGATAAACCGTGAATCACATAATATCGCATTGAATTTGTTCCTTTGTTTGGCAGATAGGTTCTGCCATCCATTGTGTGTTCCAAGTAACAGGGGAATTGAGTTGTGCAGAAACGAAGCAAATATGTCAGATTTCATTGGTGATGTGCAAGCTGACACCTTCACTTGACGGCTTACATCGACTCGATAGTCGCCTACATCTCCGACGTGCGCTCCACCGTGTTCAACGGCATCTATAACGTAATCGGTAACTGCATCTCCAAATTTATTTCGTACAGGTCGGAGTGGATCACGTTCAGGGGCGGGGGAAGCAGGCGATGGGCGGTTCTCAAAACGGTAGCGAAATTTTCCCCAGGAAAAAGATCGCTGTAGCCTAAAGGTTCGTCACGTGGCATAATTGAACCCTTCTCTTAGTTTATATGCTTTTGAATGTTTATACCCGACGAAAGCGATGAAAAAACTAAAATGCCATCTAATAGCGGGTTCGTTGGTGCAGAATAGGAATCAGTGGCTAATGTTAAGTGTGCTAGCGTTTTCTTAGGTCTTGTACTTGATCGTTTGGTTAGACGTTATGTTTTTATACATAACTAATCAGCACCAGGGTGGGTATAAATATGTTTAACTGTGAGTGGGCCGTCAAGCGAAATTTTAGTAATTTACAATGAACAAAGAATTTGATTGAATAGCTCAAGTTGAGTAAGTGGAATTCTGGAAGCCCCAAAACTCATTGAATAGGTACGACAGCAGTTGAGGACGATACAATATGACTACCTCAAAGGGGGCACGTCCTAAGAATCTAGTTATAATAATAATGAATGACAGAATTCCATGTAGTCAGCAAGTAGCTCGTAAATAATTAGATTTTTATCTCCAATCCACAACAAGGGAGAATAAAAAAATTCAAATGATTCAAATTCACCAAAAAAGGAAGTTACTCCGGGATGAATCAAGGTGTTAGGGTGTGCACTCTCTAATATTGAGTTTGTAACTATCGCATAAGCAGGACCAATGCTCAGTATATAAAACATTAAAAAAATCAGGATTACATAACTTAGAAATCGGATGATTTTTCTCTGCTCTTTCTTGATAATTTTACCAGCTTTACTTGTATCAGTGATTTGGAATTCAAATAGGATTTGTATCTGCATTTGAAGCGCATCTATTACTGTATTCGTTTGCATCGGCAGCCGCTTTAAGAGTTTACTTCTCGGCACTGCATAGCCTGGTCGATCCAACATTTTATATTTACAACCTTTGTCATATTATACGTCTTGTTTACCGATCGATTCACCTCTATGAGCATAACCTCTCTCCTTCTTGTTCTCATCTAAAAATGTATCTTCTTCAACTTTTTGGACTCGCATGTTTTGTAGGTTTCCCACCAGTTTTTGAAAGGTAAGACCAAGGGGTTTTTCCTATAAGACTAGGCTTACCATTTGCTAATTTGAACCTAAGAACCCTTGAGCGATATGCAGCCTTTTTTAAACTGCCTGTAAGAACAACAACTGCAATTTCCTTTAATCATACCTTGGGACTGAGACACCAGTTTGCCCAGAATACGTATTGCAGAAATAATCCCTGCGGATAGAATTTGTGTATTCGTCATCAGCAATCAAAAAGTAGTCGCCATCAGGAATCATAATTGCAACCTCCAGATTATTTGTAACCGTTTCAGGAAATACACGGTCTATCAACGGGCATCGAAAGATATGCCTTTGAGAGTCATGAGTAACTGAATCACGGTCGGTTCAGCGTCGGCGGGTGTAATGGGCTTCGGGGTGTTGCTTCAGCCATTGGTCCGGCAGCAGTTCTTCCAGACGATCGGTGGCGTGATCGGTGATTCGACTCAAGACATCACGCAGATAGGCAAACGGCTCTACCTCGTTTGCTTTGCAACTGGCCATTAGACTGTAATGCACTGCGGCCGCTTGGCCGCCCCGGTCACTGCCGACGAACAGATAATTCTTCCGGCCAATAGCACAGGGACGCAAGGTGCGTTCGGCCAGGTTGTTGTCAATCGACAGAATGCCCTCCGTACAATACAGCGTAAACCCGGACCAGCGGCTTAACAGATATTGAATCGCGACTGCCACCGGGCTTTTCGGTAACAGACTGCGCGGTTTCCGTCAACCAGTCGCAAAACTTTTCCAAAATCGGTAACGCCTTGTCCTGTCGCAACTGTCGGCGGTGTTGCCACCAGCGTTCGCGGTCCGCCGACTGTTCCATATCCGACTTCAACTCGCCGGCTTCCCGTTCAATCGCGTATAACTACTGGATAAACGATAATGCCCGGTGAGCGGCTTCCGGCTACACGGTCCGCGCATCGTAAGACTTGCGTCGCGCATGCGCCCAGCACAAAACCTGGTGAATCCTGCCTGACCGGTACAGTTCTTCGTAGCCGGCATACGCGTCTGCCTGCAGATAACCGCGAAAGTGCTCTAAAAAGGCCTGAGGACCGGCACGTTCCCGGTTTGGGGTAAAATCATAGACGGAATACGGATGCCCGGGATCGCCACAGTAAACCCAGAACCTACTTGATCGGTTGCGATATGAAAGCACACCCTCATAAGATGGTCTATCAGGCTATGGGGTGGGATAAACAATTAACCGAATGGCAGCAAGCGAACTGTACAGTTTAGAAGAACCACATGAAACCACTTGGGATTTATTGAAAAATACTTTTAGTTGGACAAGTGGGGTAAGGACAACGTAGAATTATTTGGTGACTGAGAAGTCCTCAATTTCGTATGATTTAGCGAGAGAAATTTATCTGTCGGAGGTCTACTGAATGGTGAGATAAGATGGGGCGATGATTGTGTGAACTGAGTTGTTAAATCGGGTGAAACTGCAAAGCATAGCGTAACAACACTACCCGAATAAACTCAATGTTATCTGAAATCCTTAATTTTCTCTGAGAACTATCCGTATGTAAACTTTTTTGACTTGTCCTATTATTTTGTCCGAAGCCGTTAACTTAGTAGCCATTTACCGCTTTTCTGCCGTTCGCTCTTAAGGAATCTGTGCGTGACCGGCGAGGAGCAAACAAAGGAAGATGCGGTGTGCTCCTCTTAAGAGGCTTTTCTTGGCTTTGACAAGCCACGTTTGGTCGGTTTCTTATCGCCAGAGGACGTGTCTAAATCCCGTACTTCGCTGGGGGAGCAGCAAGGGGCAATATTGTGATGTAAGTTAAGGGCTTATTTTGCAATCAATTGAACCTATTTCAGCACATTCCGCTGGTATGCTTGAATAGACGCATAAGACTGGCTCTACTAACAGCATATAATCGTTTGGGTAGGCTGAGAAAACACCAATATAGAGGGCGAGTTGGTGGCATTATCTGCACGTGTCGATAATTTATGATGCCAATCGCGCTGTGATCCAGCAGAGCGATATCACGCAGCGTGTGACCGAATTTACTCCAGATGGATCTGTTTGTTCGGTGAAGGATGACGTTCGGCGATGAAGGGAAGCTAGACAATGTGCAACTCGAAAAATCATTCCCCTGGCTGTACCTGCGGTTTTGGCGGTTACGGCCATCGAGGAAGGCGAGTGTCTTCGCCTGGCAGTGCGAATGCTACTTACAGCTATACACCGTC is a window from the Gimesia benthica genome containing:
- a CDS encoding IS66 family transposase; this translates as MLPKSPVAVAIQYLLSRWSGFTLYCTEGILSIDNNLAERTLRPCAIGRKNYLFVGSDRGGQAAAVHYSLMASCKANEVEPFAYLRDVLSRITDHATDRLEELLPDQWLKQHPEAHYTRRR
- a CDS encoding IS66 family transposase, with translation MLSYRNRSSRFWVYCGDPGHPYSVYDFTPNRERAGPQAFLEHFRGYLQADAYAGYEELYRSGRIHQVLCWAHARRKSYDARTV